The following nucleotide sequence is from bacterium.
TGTCTATCGGAGACCCGCAGCTCCCACTGCGCAACGCCGAGGCTGAAGCCGATTCCCGGCGACTCGGCTGGGCGAGACGGATACCATACCTGCTCTCCTGTCCCGAGGTCGAAGCGCCCGATCTTCGCGCTCCGCAAGTACGTGGTTGACCAGATCGCTCCGTCATCGAGCTCGATATGAGCCAGGTCCTTCAGATACGGGTCGTCCGCAAAATCGTTCGGATCATCGAGATCGTATGCCTGGAAACAGTAGTCGTCGGTCAATCCGGTGCCACAGAGAGTCTCCAGGAGAATGCAGTCGCGATCGTCGATGCAAGGCTGTCCCGAGGTTGCGCAGGCCCCTGCGATCGGAGCGTCCGGATACGTCTCCTGCGAGAACCCGACGCATTCATTATCCGGATCAGCCGCGGCCGCCTCGAAATCGAACCGGTTGTCGTGCGGGAAATACCCAGCATCGGGACGGAAGCTCATGAGGCGTGGCGGTGCGATGGTCGTACATTTCCGAGGATCAAAAAGGCCGCCGCTGTTGCAAGTCTCCCGGCGCTTTGTGGTGAACCAGAGTCGATCGGAATCCTCGTCCCAGACGACGAACGGAGCCCCTACGTCGTTCCCGGGAATGTTCCATATCTTGAACCGCGAGCCGACGGCGAGGTTCGGGTCATAAGACACGATGCGTCCATGGTTTGGGAGACCGGTCGCCGTGATTCCGCCCTGCCCGAACCATGCCCGACCCGTACCGTCGATGAGCACATCCTCTCCCCATGTACTCACCCACGAGCGGGCCTCGCATACATGATTAGGATTGCCGATCGGGCATGTGCAAAGCGAACCTGGGGCGGGTCGACATTGGAAGCTCACGGAGAACGCCCCAGTGGTGAGGGCATGCGGAATGAGGTCCGGGAATGTTTGACCGCTCGGCACTGCATCGGGAATGAGCTCTACTTCCTCGGAGCCGGGATTCCAGAATTTCAGGTGCCTATGAAACTCGTCGAGCACCCAGACACGCCCCGAGGCTGTATCGATGGCCGGATCCAGCGCGAGACCGGCCGCCGTCAGGCTCGTGCTGAAAACGTCGTACTGGTAGTACTCCGTCGACACCGCCGCACTCGAGCCGGCGGGCGTGGTCACCGACACCGTGGCGTTGGTCAGTGATTCGCTCACCTCAATGACGATCTGTCGATCCGACCACAGAACGACGCTGGCGTCGGTCGCCGGGATGTTGAGCGCGGAGGCACCCGACTGCACCACGATCTCCGAGCCCGCGGCCGGCGGACCGAACCCGGTGCCCGTCACCGAGATCGGCACGGTCGAGAGACCGGTGCGGCGTAGCGCCGTGGCGGGGCCGAACGCCACTGGCAGAGGATGAATGCGACCGACCTCTCGACGATCGCTTTCCGCGAACCAGACGGCATTGGTGACTGGATCGACGTCGATACCACCGCCTTGGAAGGCCGCACCGCCGAACAGACTGAGCGGCGGAAGGAGGGCGATGCGTCCCCACCCTGGGCGCACCAGCCCGAGGCTGGTCGACGGAGCCCCCGTCGTACGCCCGCGCTGCGTGAACCAAGTGTTCCCGAAGAAATCGACAGCCACGTCGCGGACACGCTTGTCTACGATACCCGAGCCGGAGCCGGCTCCGAGGACGCAGGTGCCTGCCGTGCGATCACAATAATTTGGGCTGAGGAGCTCCGTCATACAGATGTTGGAGTCACCCGGGCCTAGTAGCAGGGGGCAAATGAACTCGAACAGGGCGGTGTTCAAACCAGCCTTCCGCAGCCGTGTCACCCGCGACGCGTTGCCTTCCGCCACGACGATGTCGCCGTTCGGTCCCATTGCGACCTCGACGGGCTGTACACCGCTGGCGTTTGCGGCAGGGTCCGCGGACGGTACGTCGGACTCTCGGAACGGAAATCTAGTGATGGTGCCGGTCGTGGGATCGAGACGTCCGAGGTAACCGAACCCACTGGTGGCGAGCGTGCTGGCGAACCAGAGGTTCCCGTCCACATCGACCACCATCCCGCGCGGCCCCATGGAGCTCGGGACATCGTACTCACGAAAGCACGTCGTCTCGTCAACGGGAGGGGGACCACAAACCTTATTCGCAAGCACACAATCCGCCGCGGTGAAACACGCCCGTGTCGGTGTCACACCCGCACAGGTTCCGGCGGTCGGCGGCGTCGGATACGCGTTTTGCGAGAAGCCCGTGCAGGTGGCGGCGGACGTGGCGGCGTTGAAGTCGAATGCGTTGTCGTGGGGAAGGGCGCCTCCGTGATCGTCAGGGTAGAATGCGACAAGTCGAGCGGGCTGTGCCGTCGCGCAAGCAATGCCCGCCCCCCCCGCCTCGTTGTTGCAGAGAGTCCGCGGCAGCCGCGAGAACCACATTCGGGAGCGGTATGCATCCCAGACGACGTGGGTGGCCCAGCTTTGATTCCCGGGGACGTTCCAGATACGGAATCGATCGGGCTCGTCCTCCGCGGGATCGTAGGAGACGACGCGGCTGAACGCCGGGAGTGTGGCATGAACACCGCCCCCCTGCGCCCACCAGAGGCGACCGTGGGAGTCGAGCGCGATGTCCTCGCCGACCGGGCTGTTCCAAGTCCGCAAGCCAAAACTGGTGAAGGCCCCCGCCCCCGCGGCGTGTGGGATCGCCACCGTATGCACGGTCGCATCCGCGGGATCCCAGTAACGCAGCGAGTCGTGGAACTGCGCAATGATCCACACGCGGCTTGCCGCATCCACGACCAAGTCGACCGGGAGCGACGCCGGCGCGGCAGCGCCGAAACTATCATAGCGAAAGAACTCGACGGGGAACGCCATACTCTCGCCGCCGGGGTGTCGCACGCGAACAGACAGGTTCGTGAGCGACGGTGATATCTTCACGACGACCTGCCGGTCGTTCCAGAGTACGATGTCCGCATGGCTCGCCCCGAGCGTCGTCGTGCCCAAGGAGCTGATCACGTCGACCTCGGACCCCGTTTCCGGACCTAACCCCCATCCGGTGATAGAGACCGGGACGAACGCTGCCCCCGACTTCACCACGGCGGTCACGGGCTCGTGCACGACGGGAATCGTAGCGCCGGCGGCCCACCGTGCCGCGAGGACGAGCCCCATGACAACCACACCCGCAAGAACGATGTCATTGCGCACGCACCCCTCCTCGCGGAACGAGATGAACTCGGAGGAAATGGCGCGTACTATCAATTGGCGAGATAAGCAAGCTCACAGCACCACGCGAGCGAGCCCGGCGAAGAGCAGCCCAATGGACCCGTTCCCGACCCCAAGAGCGGAGCCCAGAACGGTCGCCGAATTCCCCCAAACGACGGCACGGTGCATGGGAAGCAAGTCGCCGAGCGCGTGTCATAGGGGCGACCGGCGCGTCCGAGGATGCACCGGTCGCCCCGACCGTCTCACCGCCGGCCGTAGTCGAGCGGCGTGCCCTTGCGCTGCGCGAGGATGTAGGCCTCCATCGCGCGCATCTTGGGGTCGTCCTCGGCGAGCTTGGCGCCGCGGACGGGGTGCTCGATGCACCAGTTGATCATGTCGCGCAGCAGGACGGTGCGACCGAGCTGCGGCTGGAACTTCGGATAGGTCTCGGGGTGCGTGTTGGCGGCGTCGGGATGGCACATGTCGCAGGAGACGCCGATGGTGCTGCCCAGCTCGTCGCCGCTGTGGAAGACCTGCGAGCCGCGCGTCGCCATGGCGACGTTCTCGCGCGCCCAGACGGCGACGTCCTCGGGCGAGATGCGGCCGTAGGTCTGGCCCTGGCCGGTGTCGTCCTTGCCCTTGCCCACGAGCTTCGAGTTGTCGGCCGGCGGCACGATCTTGTGCTTCGCCTGCTCCTCGGCGATCCAGTCGGAGCCGGGGTTCTTCTGGCGCCACTTCTCCATCAGCTGGTCGGCGATCTTCTGCCCCTGCTCGGCGGTGACCGGCGTGTTGGCCGCGAGCTGCACCTTGGTCTCGCCGTCGCACAGCTCGACGGTCACGCCCTCGGCCGCCTGCTCCGTGCCGCCGCGCTCGGAAGCCACGACCAGTCCCACCGCCAGCAGGGCCGCACAGGTGATGCCGGCCACGATCGTCTTTCGCATCTTCGTCCCCCTCAGAAGCTGGTCAGGGTGGGCGTCGGCGGGCGGTCCTTCTTGCCGTTCGACGCGAGATAGCCGCTGGGCACCGAGATCGGGTTGCGGTTCCAGAGGTTGTAGACCTTGTCGACGAGCCCCGCGGCGCCGACGTTCACCTGCCCGTCGCCGCAGCCGTCGTTGGGATCGAACGGATCGGGCCGGTTCATCTGCACGGTCAGCGCCGGCAGGCCCTCGGGCGCGTACGGCCACGGCCACGCCGTCGACAGCATGCCGTGGAAGTGGATGTTGCCGACGCGGTTGGTGAGCATCTGGTGCGTGTGGCCGTGGATGACGGTCACGGTCTTGAACTTCTTCAGGATCGCCTGCACCTCGGGTGCGTCGACGGTCCAGAAGTTCCAGGGCTCGTAGTAGTGGTAGAGCGGCGAGTGCGAGAACACGATCACCGGCGTGTCCGCGCTCACCTTCGCGAGGTCGTTCTTCAGCCACTCGCGCTGCGGCGCCGTCACCTCGAAGCGGCTCTGCATGCCGTTGTCGAGGCCGGCGACGGTGAGCATGCGCTCCATCGGCGTCATCTTGCGCTCGGTCCAGAAGTCCTTCTCGTGGACCGACATCAGGGTGACGAAGTGCACGCCCTTGTGGTCGAACGAGTAGGTCTCCTCGCCGAACAGCGACTTCCACTTCTCGCCCATGTCGAGGAACCAGTCGTGCTCGCCGACCATCATGCGGACCGGCGCCCGCAGGTCCTTCAGGATCTGCGCGCCGAGATCCAGCTCCGACGCCTGGCCGAGCTGCGCGAGGTCGCCGCCGTAGAGGACGAAGTCCGGCTGCGGGTCCATGCGGTTGACGTCGTCGACCGCGCGCATGAGGGCGTTGACGAAGCGGTCGTTCAGCGTCCGATCGTAGAGGTGCGAGTCGGAGATGTACGCGAAGGTGAAGGCCTCGCCCGCCGTCGTGGCGTCCGCGACGCGGACGGTGGAGAACGACGTCGGGTTCACCGCCACCCCATTGACGAGCGCGGCGCTCGCGGCGGCGGCGGCGACCTTCATGAAGCTGCGACGGTCCAGGTGCGGCAGCGCGCGGAAGAGCTCGTCGCGCTCCTCGTACCAGCGGGTCTCGGGATCCTTGCGCCTCGGCATCGTCAGTTCTCCTTCGCCCCGGCGGCCGCCGCCTGGTCCTGCTTCAGACGGGTCTCGAACGGGAGCACCTTGCGCATCGCCAGGTCGGTGTCGCGGAACGGCCGCTTGGTCGCGGCGATCGCCTTCTGCCGCGTCATCTCGGCGTTGTTCTGCGCGCCGAGGCGCGAATCCGTCATCGTGAAGAGCAGCTCGACGAGCTGGTCGATCTCGGGCTCGCTGAGCGCGAGCGGCTCGATGCCGCCGTCGAGGAAGAGGTTCGCCTCGCCGCCCTTGTTGTAGTGGTCGATGACGTCCCACAGCGTCTGCATCGAGCCGTCGTGCATGTACGGCGCCGTGATGCCGATGTTGCGCACCTGGAGCGTCTTGAAGGCGCCCATGTCGGAGCGGTTCTGGGTGACGAGGAAGCGGCCGAGCTCCGAGAGGTCGGTCTCGAGCGCCAGCTTGTCGATCGCCTCCAGCGCGGCGCCGCCGGTCTTTCCCCGCAGCGCCACCTGCGCCTGCGCGGCGAGCTTCTCGAAATCCTGGTGGCGGGCGGCGACGCCGATGTTGTGGAAGCGGTTGTCGCTGCCGATCGGGTTGGCGCCGTTGATCGGGTGGCAGCTCACGCAGCGCGCCTTGCCGTTGTAGAGCGCCCAGCCGAGCTGCGCGTTCTCGGAGATCGCGCCCTTGTCGCCGGCGAGGAACTTCTGGAAGGGCGAGTCGAGGAAGACGAGCGTGCGCTCGAAGGCGGCGATGGCACGCGCCAGGTCGTCGAAGTTCGGCGCCCGGCCGTAGGCCTTCTGGAAGAGGTCCTCGTATTCGGGATCGTCGGCGACGTTCTTCATCGCCGCGGCGCCGTCGGGCTGGCCCATCTCGATCGGGTTCGTGATCGGCAGCTTCGCCTGCTCCTCGAGCGACGGCACGCGACCGTCGAGGAACTGGGTCTGGAAGAAGACGGCGTTCAGCGTCGTCGGCGCGTTGCGCCGGCCGAGCTTGTCCTCGATGCCCTCGGAGACGTTGCGCTGGTCGGTGAAGCCGCGGCTGACGTCGTGGCAGGTCGCGCAGGCGACGGTGCCGTCGCGCGAGAGCCGCGAGTCGAAGTAGAGCTTGCGCCCCAGCTCGACGCGCTCGGGCGTCATCGCGTTGTCGGCGGGCACGAGCGTCGCCCAGATCACCGGGTCGTAGCCCGGCGGCGGCGCCGTGACGTCGAGCTGCCCCTGGAGCTTCGCCAGCTCCGCGCGCTGCTCGGCCATCGGCATCGCCCCGTGCGGCCCCTTCGCCTCGGCCCTGGCCGGGGGCGGCGGCTCGGGCGGCGCGTCCGGTGTCGTCGCCGGCGGCGATTGCGCCCCGACGAGAGACGGCAGGGCGAGCACCGCCGCCACCATCCCGAAGCTCCACGTCCTCTTCTGCATCATGCGCATTTCCCCCTGCGGCTCAGCTGCCCGACGGCATCGCGAACCCCGCGACGGCCGGGGCCTCGGGTCCCACGTGACAGACGGCGCACGCCTCGGCGGGCCGCCGGTGGATCGAGGACACGAGGAGGTACGAGACGGGATCGTGGTTCCACGCGATCACACGATGCCCGCCGACTTCCAAGGTGCGGAACTCGATGCCGCGGTGGTGCACCGCCTCGCCGACCGCGGGCCATTCCCGCGGCGGCAGCACGAACAGCGACACCGGCTCCGCTCCGTCGCGGTAGAGCACCCAGGCCGCCCGCGCGCCGCCGACGCGCACCGCCGCCGCGCCCGCGAGCCGCAGCGACGCCGGCCCCGGCGCGATCTCGCCCGCGAACGGCAGCTCGTCGCGCAGCCAGCGGTTCACCGCCGGCAGCGCGGACGAGGTGACGCCGAGCGGCGGCAGCCCGTGCTCGGCGACCTCGTGCATCGCGACCGCCGCATGCACCTCGGCCGGCAGCCCCGGCGTACGCAGCGCCCACATCGCCGCGACGGCGGCGAGCGACGCGGCCAACGCCGTCGCGGCGATGCGCGGCGCGCGGCGCGGCGGCCGCAGCTGCCTCAGGAGCGCGCGCCGCGAGGTCTCGGGCATGCGCGGCCGCGGATACAGCGCGCCGACCGTCGTCCGGAAGTCGCGCTGGCGCTCGGCCGCCGCCTGACACGTCGGGCAGCGCTCGAGGTGCGCCTCGACGTCGAGCGCCGCCTCGACGCCCAGCTCGTCGTCGGCCCACGCGGCGATGCGGTCGCGCACCTCGCGGCAGGTCATCGCGCCACCCGCACGTCCGTCGCCCGTCGCAGCAGCCCGCGCTCGGTCGCCTGCTTGGCCAGCGCCGTCCGCAGCATGGCCCGCCCGCGCGCCAGCCGCGACATCACCGTGCCGAGCGGGCAGCCCGCGATCTCCGCGATCTCGCGGTATGCGAAGCCGGCGACGTCCTTCAGATACACCGGCTCGCGGAAGCCCTCGGGCAGCGCCAGGAGCGCGTCACGCACCTCGGCGTCCCACTGATGTGCGATGAGCGCGGACTCGAGCCCCTCGGCCGGTCCGTCGAGCGGCACCGCCAGCTCGAGCTGGCGCTCGGAGCGCCGCCGCTCGCGGCGGTAGCGGTCGATGAACTCGTTCTTGAGGATCGTGAAGATCCAGGTCTTGAAGCTGGTCCCCGGCGTGAAGCCGCTCCAGTGCTCCAAGGCGCGCAGGCAGGCGACCTGGGTGAGATCGTCGGCCTCGGGCGGCGGCACGAGGGCACAGGCGAACCCGTAGAGCGGGTCGAGCACCGCCCGCACCTGAGCCTCGAAGGCGCTCCGCGCCGCGTTCCTGTCGGTCATGCCGATCAACCGCGCTGTGCTCTCCCGCCGTCCGAACGTCGATCGGGCCCGATTTATTCCCGAATCGTCGCTGCGTCGCGCCTCCGTACTCCGCCGCCGGAGGATTGTGAACCCCGGGCGCGGCGATCGTGCTTCCCGCGTCCCGGCCGCCGTGCCATGGTCCGGCCCGTGAGCGGACAGGGGATGTCCCGCCGCATGCCCGTCGTCGCTGCCTACGTCGCGATGCTGGCGCTGGCGGCCGGCGGATTTCTTGCGATCCGGAGCCTGGGCAGCGCGCTCGCGGCGCCGGCGCGGCCCGCCGCCGCCGCGACGAGCGCGGCGGCGGCGCCGAGCGACGTCCTGCCGCACGTCCTCCTGGCGCTCCTCGTGGTGATCGCCGCGGCGCGCGCGCTCGGCGCGGTCTTCCGCCGCCTGCACCAGCCGCCGGTGATCGGCGAGGTGCTCGCCGGCATCCTGCTCGGCCCCTCGCTGCTCGGCCGCGTCTGGCCCGAGGGCGCGGCGTTTCTGCTGCCGCCCGAGGTCGCCCCCTACCTGAACGTGCTGGCGCAGGTCGGGATCGTCCTCTTCATGTTCCTCGTCGGGCTGGAGCTCGACACCACGATGCTCGGGCGCCAGACGCACGCGACCGTCGCGATCTCGCACGCCAGCATCGTCGCGCCGTTCCTGCTCGGCGCGGGTCTGGCGCTGTGGCTCTACCCCCAGCTCGCCACGGCCGACGTCCCCTTCACGAGCTTCGCGCTCTTTCTCGGCGTGGCCATGTCGGTGACGGCGTTCCCGGTGCTGGCGCGCATCCTCACCGACCGCGGGCTCCAGCGCACCAAGCTCGGCGTCGTGGCGATCACCTGCGCCGCGGTCGACGACGTCTCGGCCTGGTGCCTGCTGGCGCTGGTCGTGGCCATCGCCCAGGCGCAGGCGGCGAGCGCGCTGGTCACGCTCGCCCTGACGCTGGCGTACGTCGCGGCGATGTTCCTCGTCGTGCGCCCGCTGGCCCCGCGTCTGGTCGCGCGGCTCGAGGGCACGCGCGTCCAGCAGGGCGCCCTCGCGGGGGCATGCCTGGCGCTGCTGGCGTCGGCCCTCGTCACCGAGCTGATCGGCATCCACGCCGTGTTCGGGGCGTTCTTCCTGGGCGCGGTCATCCCCCACGATTCGCAGCTGGCGCGCGACCTCACGAACCGGCTCGAGGATCTCGTCGTGGTGCTGCTGCTGCCGGCGTTCTTCGCGTTCACGGGCATGCGAACCGAGATCGGGCTCGTGCACGGCCTCGGGCAATGGGCCATCTGCGCGGTGGTCATCGCGGTCGCGTGCGCGGGCAAGTTCGGCGGCAGCGCGATCGCGGCGCGCCTCGCCGGCCTCGACTGGCGCGATGCGGCGAGCCTCGGCGTCCTCATGAACACGCGCGGTCTGATGGAGCTGGTCGTGCTCAACATCGGGCTCGATCTCGGCGTCATCTCGCCGACGCTGTTCGCCATGCTGGTGATGATGGCGATCGTCACGACGGTGGCGACGTCCCCCCTCCTCCACCTGCTCCAGCGCGACATGCAGCTCCGAGCCGCGCCCGACGCCGCCGTCACGAGGCCCCGGCCACGCCTGCGTTGACTCCTCGTGGGCGGCCGGCGGCGCGCCGCCCCTCGCGAGGCAGGCGGCGCCGGTGAGCCGGCTCGCCGGCGAACGCGTCCTCGTCACCGGCTCCACCGCCGGCATCGGCGCGCAGACGGCCATCCGCTGCGCCCGCGAGGGCGCCGCCGTGGCGGTGCACGGGCGGGACGCCGCGCGCGGCGCGGCCGTGGTCGACGCCATCACGCGCGCCGGCGGGACGGCCGTCTTCCTGCCCGCCGACCTCGCCGACGAGGCCGCCTGCAGCGCACTCGTGGACGATGCGGCGGAGCGCCTCGGCGGCCTCACCGTGCTGGTGAACAACGCGGCGGCGGCCGGCGGCCAGCGCCCGTTCGACCAGCTCGACACCGCACGCTGGGAGGCCGTCCTGCGCGTCAACCTGACCGCCGTCGCCTGGCTGTGCCGCGCGGCCGTCCCGCACATGCTGCACGCCGGACACGGCTCGATCGTGAACGTCTCGTCGCGCCAGGCGCAGCGTCCGAGCGGCGGCCTCACGGCCTACGCCGCCAGCAAAGGCGGTCTCGAGGCGCTGACGCGCACGCTCGCCGTCGAGTACGGCCGGCGCGGCATCCGCTGCAACGCGCTGTCGGTCGGCTACGTCCTGAACGAACGCCGCGACGCCGATCTCACCCCCGAGCGGCGCGTCGAGCTCGAGGCGATGCACCTGACGCGCCTCGGCGAGCCCGACGACGTCGCCTGGGCGGTCGTCTATCTCGCGAGCCGCGAGAGCGCGTTCGTCACCGGCGTGCTGCTGCCGGTCGACGGCGGCGGCACCATCGCCCGCGGCCGCACGCTCGGCTGACGGCGCGGCTGGCCGCCGCCCGCGGCGGGCACGTACAACCCGGGCGATGCGACCCGACGCCAGCGAGGCCGGCGTCACGCTGCGCCTGCCCTATCGTGCCCCGTTCGCGTGGGACGCGCTTGCCGACTTCCTGGCCCATCGGGCGATCTCCGGCGTCGAGACCGCGACGCGCGCGGGCTGCCGGCGCGCGCTGCGTGTCGGCGACGCCGTCGGGACGGTCGCGGTCCGACCGCTCCCGGACGCGGACGCGCTCGAGGCGAGGCTCGAGTTCGCGCCCCCGGTCGCCATCGATCGTGTCGTCGCCCGCATCCGCGGCGTGTTCGATCTCGACGCCGATCCGGCCGCGATCGGCGCGCGGCTCGCCGCCGACCCCACCCTGGCCGCACGCTGGCACCGCCTGCCCGGCGTCCGCGTCCCCGGCGCATGGAGCGGCTTCGAGCTGGCCGTACGCGCGATCCTCGGGCAGCAGGTGAGCGTCCGCGGCGCGACCACGCTCGCCGGCCGTCTGGTCGCCCGCTGCGGCGAGCGCGCCGGCGCCGCACTCCTCTTCCCGACTCCGGAGCGCCTCGCCGGTGCCGATCTCGGCGGCCTCGGTCTCACCGGTGCCCGCGTCGCCACCATCGACCGCCTGGCGCGCGCCGTCGCCGGCGGCCGCCTCGACCTCGACGGCCCGGCCGCACCCGCTACGCTCGCGGCCCTGCACGCGCTGCCCGGCATCGGTCCGTGGACCGTGCAGTACGTGGCGATGCGCGCGCTGCGCGATCCGGACGCCTTCCTGCCCACGGACGTCGGCGTCCTGCGCGCGCTCGCGCGCGACGGCGTCCGGCCCACGCCGCGCGCGGCCGCGGAGCGCGCCGAGGGCTGGCGCCCCTGGCGTGCCTACGCGCTCATGCTCCTCTGGCTGAGCGGCGACGGCGGGAACGCTCCGCCGATCGCGCCGGCGCCCACCGAACGCACTTTTCGGACCGGGCGCGGGCGGCTATGACCGGCTCGTTGCGCACCACGCCGCGCTGGGCCCTCGACCGGGCAACCACCTTCGGCCTCGGCGTCGCCATGGTCCTCGGCGTGCTCGTGACGGCCGCGAACCTGCACCAGCTGCGCGACGCGACGGAGACCACCGCCTGGGTGATGCACACCCACGAGGTGCGCGAGCAGACCGACGCGCTCATGCGCGACATCCTCGACGCGGAGACCGGCCAGCGCGGCTTCCTGCTGACCGGCGATCCCGCCTACCTCACGCCCTGGGAGCGCGGCCGCGCCGGCCTCGCCACCGAGCTCGCCCGCCTGCGCGAGCTCGTGCGCGACA
It contains:
- a CDS encoding metallophosphoesterase, with amino-acid sequence MPRRKDPETRWYEERDELFRALPHLDRRSFMKVAAAAASAALVNGVAVNPTSFSTVRVADATTAGEAFTFAYISDSHLYDRTLNDRFVNALMRAVDDVNRMDPQPDFVLYGGDLAQLGQASELDLGAQILKDLRAPVRMMVGEHDWFLDMGEKWKSLFGEETYSFDHKGVHFVTLMSVHEKDFWTERKMTPMERMLTVAGLDNGMQSRFEVTAPQREWLKNDLAKVSADTPVIVFSHSPLYHYYEPWNFWTVDAPEVQAILKKFKTVTVIHGHTHQMLTNRVGNIHFHGMLSTAWPWPYAPEGLPALTVQMNRPDPFDPNDGCGDGQVNVGAAGLVDKVYNLWNRNPISVPSGYLASNGKKDRPPTPTLTSF
- a CDS encoding cytochrome-c peroxidase, encoding MAEQRAELAKLQGQLDVTAPPPGYDPVIWATLVPADNAMTPERVELGRKLYFDSRLSRDGTVACATCHDVSRGFTDQRNVSEGIEDKLGRRNAPTTLNAVFFQTQFLDGRVPSLEEQAKLPITNPIEMGQPDGAAAMKNVADDPEYEDLFQKAYGRAPNFDDLARAIAAFERTLVFLDSPFQKFLAGDKGAISENAQLGWALYNGKARCVSCHPINGANPIGSDNRFHNIGVAARHQDFEKLAAQAQVALRGKTGGAALEAIDKLALETDLSELGRFLVTQNRSDMGAFKTLQVRNIGITAPYMHDGSMQTLWDVIDHYNKGGEANLFLDGGIEPLALSEPEIDQLVELLFTMTDSRLGAQNNAEMTRQKAIAATKRPFRDTDLAMRKVLPFETRLKQDQAAAAGAKEN
- a CDS encoding zf-HC2 domain-containing protein, which translates into the protein MTCREVRDRIAAWADDELGVEAALDVEAHLERCPTCQAAAERQRDFRTTVGALYPRPRMPETSRRALLRQLRPPRRAPRIAATALAASLAAVAAMWALRTPGLPAEVHAAVAMHEVAEHGLPPLGVTSSALPAVNRWLRDELPFAGEIAPGPASLRLAGAAAVRVGGARAAWVLYRDGAEPVSLFVLPPREWPAVGEAVHHRGIEFRTLEVGGHRVIAWNHDPVSYLLVSSIHRRPAEACAVCHVGPEAPAVAGFAMPSGS
- a CDS encoding sigma-70 family RNA polymerase sigma factor; the protein is MTDRNAARSAFEAQVRAVLDPLYGFACALVPPPEADDLTQVACLRALEHWSGFTPGTSFKTWIFTILKNEFIDRYRRERRRSERQLELAVPLDGPAEGLESALIAHQWDAEVRDALLALPEGFREPVYLKDVAGFAYREIAEIAGCPLGTVMSRLARGRAMLRTALAKQATERGLLRRATDVRVAR
- a CDS encoding cation:proton antiporter, translating into MLALAAGGFLAIRSLGSALAAPARPAAAATSAAAAPSDVLPHVLLALLVVIAAARALGAVFRRLHQPPVIGEVLAGILLGPSLLGRVWPEGAAFLLPPEVAPYLNVLAQVGIVLFMFLVGLELDTTMLGRQTHATVAISHASIVAPFLLGAGLALWLYPQLATADVPFTSFALFLGVAMSVTAFPVLARILTDRGLQRTKLGVVAITCAAVDDVSAWCLLALVVAIAQAQAASALVTLALTLAYVAAMFLVVRPLAPRLVARLEGTRVQQGALAGACLALLASALVTELIGIHAVFGAFFLGAVIPHDSQLARDLTNRLEDLVVVLLLPAFFAFTGMRTEIGLVHGLGQWAICAVVIAVACAGKFGGSAIAARLAGLDWRDAASLGVLMNTRGLMELVVLNIGLDLGVISPTLFAMLVMMAIVTTVATSPLLHLLQRDMQLRAAPDAAVTRPRPRLR
- a CDS encoding SDR family oxidoreductase, with translation MSRLAGERVLVTGSTAGIGAQTAIRCAREGAAVAVHGRDAARGAAVVDAITRAGGTAVFLPADLADEAACSALVDDAAERLGGLTVLVNNAAAAGGQRPFDQLDTARWEAVLRVNLTAVAWLCRAAVPHMLHAGHGSIVNVSSRQAQRPSGGLTAYAASKGGLEALTRTLAVEYGRRGIRCNALSVGYVLNERRDADLTPERRVELEAMHLTRLGEPDDVAWAVVYLASRESAFVTGVLLPVDGGGTIARGRTLG
- a CDS encoding DNA-3-methyladenine glycosylase 2 family protein: MRPDASEAGVTLRLPYRAPFAWDALADFLAHRAISGVETATRAGCRRALRVGDAVGTVAVRPLPDADALEARLEFAPPVAIDRVVARIRGVFDLDADPAAIGARLAADPTLAARWHRLPGVRVPGAWSGFELAVRAILGQQVSVRGATTLAGRLVARCGERAGAALLFPTPERLAGADLGGLGLTGARVATIDRLARAVAGGRLDLDGPAAPATLAALHALPGIGPWTVQYVAMRALRDPDAFLPTDVGVLRALARDGVRPTPRAAAERAEGWRPWRAYALMLLWLSGDGGNAPPIAPAPTERTFRTGRGRL